One genomic region from Pyxicephalus adspersus chromosome 1, UCB_Pads_2.0, whole genome shotgun sequence encodes:
- the ASPA gene encoding aspartoacylase isoform X2: MEGRLPERVWSEQKTENLPYEITRAQEINSIFGPKGSKDAYDVILDLHNTTAKMGASLILEDSKDDFTIQMFNYIQKSMAPEPCSVLLIEHPKIKYPTTRSIAKHPVGIEVGPQPQGVVRADILEKMRKMVISALDFMHQFNEGSEFPPCSIEVFKVLEKIGYPRNEDGELSAIIHKNLQDQDWKPLNPGDPMFITMDGKVIPYEGEDSVYVVFVNEAAYYEKNEAFIKTQKMTLSAQGVQCKSI, encoded by the exons ATGGAGGGGAGATTGCCAGAGCGGGTATGGAG tgagcaaaaaacagaaaatctacCCTATGAGATCACAAGGGCTCAAGAGATCAACTCCATATTTGGTCCTAAAGGAAGTAAAGATGCCTATGATGTTATCCTGGACCTACACAACACCACCGCTAAAATGGGGGCATCGCTGATCCTTGAAGACTCCAAAGATGATTTCACAATTCAGATGTTCAATTACATTCAG aaatccATGGCTCCTGAACCTTGCAGTGTGCTGCTCATTGAACAccccaaaataaaatatccaaCTACACGGTCTATAGCAAAACATCCTGTTG GCATTGAAGTAGGTCCACAACCGCAAGGTGTTGTTCGTGCAGATATTCTggagaaaatgagaaaaatggtAATTTCTGCTCTTGACTTCATGCACCAGTTTAATGAAG gTTCAGAGTTTCCACCATGTAGTATTGAAGTGTTCAAAGTACTAGAAAAGATAGGTTACCCCAGGAATGAGGATGGTGAACTTTCTGctattatacataaaaatcttCAG GACCAGGACTGGAAACCTTTGAACCCAGGGGATCCTATGTTTATTACAATGGATGGAAAAGTCATACCCTATGAAGGAGAAGACTCCGTCTATGTAGTATTTGTGAATGAAGCGGCATATTATGAGAAAAACGAGGCCTTTATAAAAACCCAGAAGATGACCTTATCTGCACAAGGAGTTCAGTGTAAATCTATATAG
- the ASPA gene encoding aspartoacylase isoform X1, translating into MEVRPFITNPKAVEKCVRYVDTDLNRVFDTQSLSEQKTENLPYEITRAQEINSIFGPKGSKDAYDVILDLHNTTAKMGASLILEDSKDDFTIQMFNYIQKSMAPEPCSVLLIEHPKIKYPTTRSIAKHPVGIEVGPQPQGVVRADILEKMRKMVISALDFMHQFNEGSEFPPCSIEVFKVLEKIGYPRNEDGELSAIIHKNLQDQDWKPLNPGDPMFITMDGKVIPYEGEDSVYVVFVNEAAYYEKNEAFIKTQKMTLSAQGVQCKSI; encoded by the exons ATGGAGGTGAGACCCTTTATTACCAACCCAAAAGCTGTGGAGAAATGTGTTAGATATGTTGACACTGACCTGAACAGAGTTTTTGACACTCAAAGTCTTAG tgagcaaaaaacagaaaatctacCCTATGAGATCACAAGGGCTCAAGAGATCAACTCCATATTTGGTCCTAAAGGAAGTAAAGATGCCTATGATGTTATCCTGGACCTACACAACACCACCGCTAAAATGGGGGCATCGCTGATCCTTGAAGACTCCAAAGATGATTTCACAATTCAGATGTTCAATTACATTCAG aaatccATGGCTCCTGAACCTTGCAGTGTGCTGCTCATTGAACAccccaaaataaaatatccaaCTACACGGTCTATAGCAAAACATCCTGTTG GCATTGAAGTAGGTCCACAACCGCAAGGTGTTGTTCGTGCAGATATTCTggagaaaatgagaaaaatggtAATTTCTGCTCTTGACTTCATGCACCAGTTTAATGAAG gTTCAGAGTTTCCACCATGTAGTATTGAAGTGTTCAAAGTACTAGAAAAGATAGGTTACCCCAGGAATGAGGATGGTGAACTTTCTGctattatacataaaaatcttCAG GACCAGGACTGGAAACCTTTGAACCCAGGGGATCCTATGTTTATTACAATGGATGGAAAAGTCATACCCTATGAAGGAGAAGACTCCGTCTATGTAGTATTTGTGAATGAAGCGGCATATTATGAGAAAAACGAGGCCTTTATAAAAACCCAGAAGATGACCTTATCTGCACAAGGAGTTCAGTGTAAATCTATATAG